GTTTGTGAACAATAAAGCGGGGTTCATATTTGAGACATTATGTTTATTCCAAGTGTTGCCTCTTTTTGGTCCTCTTATGTTGATATATCCATACATCATTCAAGTGTTCAGACATTTGTTATCTCAGAATAACTAGTATCAAAAAGTTCCAAGAAAATCCGTGATTGATTTGGTAAACTAATTAAAAGCCAATATCTGTAAAAGCAAGCCAATAGATAAGGACACCAAAAGCATACGAGACTTTGTTGGCCACAACAAGAATAGAAAAGTTGCAAAAGGAGTTGCATTTCTTTTGTGTATCCTAACATTCAAGTATCTTAAGTCAGTGAAAAACCAGTTGATATATCTCATATACAAATAGAAGCAAGCATCGGTACGACTAATTGCTCAAAACCATAAAAAGGATCTAATGTTGTCTCTGGAAGGGTCAAGAGTTGAAGATGCAAAACCTTAAGCTTGTAACTAAAAAATGCTCCATCCGTCTAACTTCCTCCGCCGAGGTAACAGATTGATGCTCAAGCATTACATCAATTGACCTGTAACTGGACTGTGTTAGTATATGCTTGGAACTATCTATAATTCTAGGATAGCTCCACATTTCTGTACTAAAACAATTATCATTTCAGCATCGTGTCCATAGTCTGTTTAAAAACTATACTAAATAACGATCTAGTTACATGACAAATGAAGTAACCCACAAGACTAGTAAAATTTAGAACTCATTTGCAGTGGATATTTCAGGCCAACATGAAACAAACCCATGACAATGAGATTGAAAATCTGCTAGGGAATTTGTATTCTCCGAATTCTTTCACCTCCCGGTAATACAATATCTATAATCCACGAAAAATCATGGAAATATGTTATATTGAATGTGACGCTCAGATTGCTTTACTCATCAAACAACTGTGATTTAGTGATCCATTTATTTCATATGTATGcataaagtgtcagggattgggAATGATCTGATAGGGGCTCGAAAAATTTCTAAATAAAGAAACCTTCTCTTTTCATCCTACTGCAACATTCAAGTTTTTTTATACATATGCTTTCATATGGCATGCAAGGATGAAAGGTTTTGGCTGGGAGGACAAATATGTATAAAAGGCATCCGTGACTGTACCTAGTCGTGTCCTACTAAATAAACTTAAACTAACCTCCAGTCCAAATTATCAAGACGTTCCAGTTAGCACAACATGAAAATAGCATAAAAGCATTCAAAGTAGATTCGGTTGATGGGCATGCAGCAGCATAAGCTAAATGCAACGCACATCCTTAACGCGGAAAAGATTAAGGTTGACATACCACCTGCAGTGGAAACCGCTTAGTCAGCCACATCTTCCGTTCTTCCACTGATAATGCAAGAAATAAACTAGTTCTTTGAAAGTCACTCATTATGTATTCAGCTACCTCCAACAGTACCATGGATTCACTACCAGGTACCTTCCTTAATTCTCTAAGCAACTCATTCACATCCACCGTCTTTGTCTTGGTACGCTCTACCATAGCATCGGCTACACTTTTCATACTCTCTGCTATCGATTCTAAGGCTGAAGCTATATCGGATTTGCCCTTAGTGATCTCTTTCTCTTCAACAAGCCATTTCTTCCATGTGATGAATCACTTCCTCCTTGCGACATTAAAGAACTCGTATTTGGAGATGGAGTCGATTTGGGTGTATCATCATCACCCAATAGATTAGCATCATGCTCTATAGTGTCCTCAATACTGAGGTTATTTCCAGTTCCTGGACTTCCCTCATCACCTACGATACCATTTTTATTACATCCATTAGCAGTCTTCCCTTGATTCCTAATGACGTGATCATGGCAAACGAGTGGGACAATTTCATCCCAATTTGCAAAATGTTTAGTTCGATAAACAGCATGCTTCTTATTCGTCTGTAGCAAACACAAAACGAAAAAAACACAAACTATTCAAGCCTCTTACATATAATAGCCAAATAATGACATGCAATTGCAGGGAACTTAAAATTACCTTTAGGTGTTCATCCCATACAGCATGTGAAGCTGTAATCCTCTTCAAAACATCATCCCATTCAAACCCAGTATGACTAAGACACTCTTTGACAGCAATaaaatgatttctccatattttcaaacGATTTCACACATTATCAACAGAGATTGTAAGTTGCAGCTGTTGATCCATTCGTTTCACTACTTCTCTATATGATGATCCTTTCCAACCAGTATCTCCTTTGTTACCAGATGCAAGTTGTTCAGTCAATGTGTCTATAAGTACTCTATCCATTTGATGTGTCCATACTAAATTCTTTAACCCCTTTTCTTTACCATTAGATTTTTCCATACCCTAATCAAATTATGAAAACAATGGATACTCATAAATCAACAAAGCTTAggtaaattcaaaaaaattaccaGAACAGTCGAATTAGAAGAAATTGAGATTAAAAGTAAGTACCTTGTTTTTGCTTTGATTACACTGGTGATCCTTCGATTTCGACCGGATTCCTTAAGGGTTCAGCAGAAAGGGTTTCTTTCAATTGTCATataaaggagaataaaatctggGTTTACGCATTTTGGGATTATATTTCATTTCCATTATTTTGGTCTTCAGTTAAATAGGGTAAATCTAAGGATATTAATGTAAATGCTTAAAGATTAGATGGGGATCAAAATAATTAAATGACAATCGGAGATTCGGAGATAATGAAATTCTGGATTTTGCCTTAAAATTTGGCGGGAGGGTTATGCAGGGAGTTCACAAGTCTTTGAATCCCAGGAAAAATCCCAGGAAAGTTGTAGCCTAAAATGGAAGTGAATATTTTGTAGGGTTTGATGGAAATAGTATCTTTCAACTCTACCGTAGCAGAGCCATGCCAAAAACTTATCACAAATGGGGTTTGCCTATTTAACATTTTCCAGCAGAGAGCTCACCTCTCCAGCTAATTGCAAGAACCTAAGATTCAAATAAGAAGCTCACTTGGACATCATGCATCAAGGCCAAAGCTATCATTCAGTCGCATAAGCTAAAGTTGTGTGCAGTTGCCATAACGAAACAATTATAATTAACAaagagagaaaacaaaaataCAGGAGCATCAAAATCTGACTTTGAATGAAAATTGATGGGAGGTGTTTTAACTCCTGATAGAAATTCAAACTTAAAAATTTGTTCAGATAAACTTTGAGAAATCCAAGCCTGTAGATTATAAACAATCAAATCCATAGAATTAGAACTAAATTAAACAAAGTTTCATTCATCGACCAAGCAAAGCAACACGATCTTTCTGGATGGCTTGTATGAGGTTAATATCGAAGAGTTCACACCTAATTGGCATCTCCATCTCGTAAAAAGGGTTTTTCAAAACATAGTCTGTGTACAGTTCATAAATGATTTTTAGTAGAGCGTCCATGTGTTGTGTCCCTGGTTCACATACGACAAAGAACTTCGTTCCTGCAAAGCAAATCAACAGTACAATGACTTCGTTTAGTTCCTTAAAGAAGGTAAACAATAGGAGTTTTCCTGCCATACAGAAAGAGAATACAAGGCGAGTAGTCTAACATCAATGTCTCATGTAAAAACAATGCAGAACATGTAAGTCTTGGTAAACAATGACAAAGTTTGCCTGAACTTTACAGAGGGGAAATCCAAAGTCAATTGACAGATCATATACAAAATTAAACTTCATGACAAAAGATGCAACACAGCACAGTTCACATATAAGAATGACTTAGCAATACAGACAATGGCGGCAAATGTACGACAGGAATTACTGAGAGATTAAAATCACAGTATTCTTAGATGTATCTTATACCATTGCTTGGCGAACCAATGGTAAAACCCCAGCCCTTCCCTTATGAAAATAGAATCTTGATAGGCTTAGCGAGCCAGCGAATAGACCATTAGAGGGCGACAGAAGTACCAAGATGGGTGActgcttgggaagtcctcgtgtacCTTTGTTTGGTTGAAAAACAGCCGTTTTGTTGGGAAAGGGCGAGAGCAGCACCAAGATGGGTGACTGCGTATTCCCTTTCTAGGCTACCCCAACTAGTTTGGGACTAAAggcttagaagaagaagaagaagaaatataatGGTTCTAATACATAAGATATATATATCCATCTTTAAACGCGAAAAAAATGATTTCCATAAGTTTCTCCACTCTTTGGAAGTACATCTACTGATTCTCTAGTTCATGTTATTATCGCAAATACACCTCAGATAGATTCAAGCAAATTTCTTGTAAACATATATACCCCATGGTTCCTACAGTTACCAATTGCACACCTTCAATTATAGCGTCAACCGCCACTAAAATGTTTCAAAGAGGGATGTCTTTTTCGTGATCAATTTCAAGTCATAATTTTTCCAGCACAGTTCAGTATAACGGCATTGTAACCTAATCTAATCTTACGATTGCAAACCAATTTTGACAATTTTATGAGTTCTCTAAAAAAATTTGGAAATTACTAAATTCTCCTTGGAGATTGATGATCACTAAACCCTGACATTGCTAGATATTGAAACAATAAAATTAAAGAGTTTGTTCATATCATATAGAAGTGTTTTTTATACCTGTAAGTGATTGAAAACAATGAAGATCAAAAGTATCAGCTTCAAGAAGTTCAATCCCTTGACAACCTAGAACTGGTGATAACTGTTGTgagattgcatgcattgaatgccataaACTTGCTAATCTCAAACTATCATTTGTATCCATTCTTCCTGCTGATCCATAATCCTGAAAATACAAAATCAaagtttttgaatttgatttcaaTATTGAATATTAATACTTATATTATTAGATCAGGAAATTTACCTTGTAGAAAATGAGACCCCCAGATTTGTTGATAATGAAAAGACTATATATTGCAGCAGCCATTTGATTGTAAAGATGTTCTTCGATTCAGAGAAATCTGTTGAAATAAAATTGGGGACTTTTTGAAAGAAACCCTGGATTGAGTGTGATAATAGGGAGTAGAGAAATAAACTTCTTCTCTGATGACCTACCTGATCTGATGGGCTTGAAGCCTTGAACTAACAAGAAAATCTTGTAATTCTTAGTAGTAGTAATGCTGAATATCCAGATTGAACAACAAAGTCAGGTTGGCCGAGTGGTCTAAGGCGCCAGACTCAAGTTCTGGTCTTTGAGAGAGGGCGTGGGTTCAAATCCCACATctgacaattttttatttttttccctttttatttttttccctcttttgatacaaagagaTTGTGTTGATTTTAATGAAGAGTTACAGGCTTACAGCAATATCCTCATTAACCACATctgacaaattttttttttcttttcttttcttttgatacaaagagaTTGTATTTATTCTGTAATTTATGGAAGCTATGGACATGGAGGGCGTGGGTTCAAATCCCACATctgacaattttttatttttttccctttttatttttttccctcttttgatacaaagagaTTGTGTTGATTTTAATGAAGAGTTACAGGCTTACAGCAATATCCTCATTAACCACATCTgacaaatttttttctttcttttcttttcttttgatacaaagagaTTGTATTTATTCTGTAATTTATGGAAGCTATGGACATGGATACAACATTGTTTAATGGagattcaacaacaacatcatttgTAACGACAACAGCAGGAACAACAACACCATCGATATAAACATAAGGATGTGTAGTCTAGCAGTAACATTAAAGCTAGAAACATCAGTGGTATGAAAATTTGAGTTCGACAATGCCAACAGAAACCATAGCCAAAGGTTGTTTGTCGGCATAGCAATTAACATAAAACCTTATACCGACAGTTGAGTCGGCATTGAACTCAACCTAAAAACTATACCGACTGGTGAGTCGGCATTGAATTCATCCTAATTATCAAAGCCGGCAGACCAGTCGGCATTGAACTCATCTTATGGACTATACCGACGGAGAAACTTTTAATGAATTTGGAAACTTTTAGATTTCAACCCTAATAAAACAATATCTCGTTATTTTGTTGGGATTTATTCTTACATGATGTCTCGTGTTTCAGATCATATTTGCACAAAGGAAATCTTTTAAGCCATAAATTTTTAGAAACATTAAgtcattatttttttcctttcaagCGGGTCAGGTTAAGGTAGAGTTACTTTTCCAGTGTCCTTCGTCTCTTCTTAACTCTCTCTCGCTCTCTCTGATTTGTTGCTGCGAAAAACACAAAGATAATGGTCGGAGAGGAAGACAAGAAGAGGAGCAATCGACAATATAATAAGGGGGATACTTTTTAtggttttgtttttattatttttaaaaataccCCGTATCCAAAATCTAGTTCCATGTAACTTTAAGTATCCCCATTTTGTGGAGGTATCCCCCAATCGTGGGTTCTAGATTAttctgaaaatcaaaatcaaatccgaCATCTGAGAaaagaatttttctttcttttgatgcAAGGAGATTGTATTGATTTTAATGAAGAGTTTACATCAATATCCTGATCAACCCATTCCTGAATGTCCCGGGGAACCACAtttgacaatttttttttcttttgatgcaAAGAGATTGTATTGATTTTAATGAAGAGCTACAACAATATCCTAATCAACCCATTCCTGAATGTCCTGTGGGAGATTAttctgaaaatcaaaatcaaattttaaCATCCTAGCTCTCTTAGCTATCTTGTCTGCCACTTTTAACTTCTCTCTTGACAAACACACACTTTCATCTGCTAATTTTACTCAAAAGAAACTTAATATCTAAAACCAATGACTGATTCATCCGATGAACATGGGATGTTGATTCTATGATGACCTGATCTGATGGGCTTGAAGCCTTGAACTAACAAGAAAATCTTGTAATGGCCAGTAGTAGTAACGCTGAATATCCAGACTGGACAACAAAGTCAGATTGGTCGAGTGGTCTAAGGCGCCAGACTCAAGTTTTGGTCTTCGAGAGAGGGCATGGGTTCAAATCGCACATCTGACagtttttttccttttgatgCAAAGAGATTGTATTGATTTTAATGAAGAGTTACAACAATATCCtgattagggctgcacaaaaccgatcCAAACCGCTGAGCGGGCCGTAAACCGAGCTAAAAACACTAACCCTTGCACTAAACCGTTGACCCAAACATTGGAGAAAGGTATTAGGAATTAAAAACTGACGAATTTACGGCTGTATACGGGTGATCATATTGAGCCGACCGATCAAAACCGCAACCGAGATCCCAGCCTTTAGATTATACATTTACCTAATATGTAAATCATTTTTTAGGGATCCTTTCCTTTATCTCAGCGTCGTTTTCTTCCTCCACTTCTCTCTTCTTGTTCCCCATCTGGACACCACTGTTCTTTTCCTAATCGGTCAAGTAATATCTTCTAAACTAGAACAAAACATGCGAGCAAGAGTTTTACTTTTAATTTCAAATCTCTTTGTAATGAGTTTATTAGTTTGCTCGCATCAAGATATGCAGACGTTatctaaaagaaaaacaccattgtcgTAGATTTAGTTACCACCAACGCCGTTTTGTTATTCCTgttattcttcatattttctaatGGATACGATGGTGAATTAAATTTCAATATTACTATATATTTATAAGAGTAATCGAAATTCTaattgcatgaacgttttaatttatttttacatATTTATAATATTTGTGCTTGAATGTGAATTTGTATACTATATTTGTTTctgatttatgattttttgggACCAAACGATGTCTGTAGATCTGGTATGAACGTAAATAAGCTGAACAATTTGGTAATGGCAACATGAACCGGGGAAAACAAGAAAAACTATAAATGGAAACCTTTGTCTTTTTTAGTTCTTCTTAAATTGTCGGTTTTGTGGGTCCGACCGATTTAAAACCGGTTACTGACTCGGCCGGCTCTTAACCGAACCGATTTTTATGCCTGATTTGAATGGTTTCAGATCTTTAAAACCGAGTTTGCGCGGTTCAGTTATTGGTTTTGCTTAAAACCGCATCGAACCGACCGTTGTGCAGCCTTAATCCTGATCAACCCATTCATGAATGTCCTGGCGAACCACatctaacattttttttttattttttttttcttttgattcaaaGAGGTTGTATTGACTTTAGTGAAAAGTTACAACAATATCCTGATCAACCCATTCCTAAATGTCCCGGGGAAGATCAttctgaaaatcaaaatcaaattttaaCATCCTAGCTCTCTTAGCTACCTTGTCTGCCACTTCATTAAATTCTCTCTTGACATACACACACTTCCATCTACTAATTTTACTTAAAAGAAACTTAATATCTAAAACCAATGActgattcatccaattaacataGGATGTTGACTCATTGATGGAATTTATTAAAACCTGACTATCAGACTCAAAAATAACATTAGAGAGTTTTCTTGAAACTACCAGAGTCGTTGTTGCTTTTAAATTTATGCATTCCAGCACCTCCATTTTAGTTCCAGCATTGATTCCTCCATCAAAATACTTTCCTTGGAAACCAATGCAGCTGCCTGCATACTTTCTCACAATTAATCCATTCCACATTGCAGAGTTTCAATCTTaaaagatgcatcaaaattaatcttaacaaaatTACTATCTGGAGGTTTTCATCTCAATTCCTGCACATTAACATTATAACCAGTGATAGTAGTTGATCTCTGAGAAACAAGTTTATTAATACAGTCTAATGATGTTGAAATAAAATAAGGGTCTTTTTGAAGCCCTAGATTTAAGTGTGATAATAGAGAGTAGAAAAATAAACTTCTTCTCTGATGGCTTTATCTGATGGGCTTGAAGCCTTGAACTAACAAGAAAATCTTGTAATGGTCAGTAGTAGTAACGCTGAATATCCAAACTGGACAACAAAGTCAGGTTCGCCGAGTGGTCTAAGGCGTCAGACTCAAGTTCTGGTCTTCGAGAGAGGGCGTGGGTTCAAA
This is a stretch of genomic DNA from Papaver somniferum cultivar HN1 chromosome 1, ASM357369v1, whole genome shotgun sequence. It encodes these proteins:
- the LOC113329981 gene encoding trafficking protein particle complex subunit 4-like, encoding MAAAIYSLFIINKSGGLIFYKDYGSAGRMDTNDSLRLASLWHSMHAISQQLSPVLGCQGIELLEADTFDLHCFQSLTGTKFFVVCEPGTQHMDALLKIIYELYTDYVLKNPFYEMEMPIRCELFDINLIQAIQKDRVALLGR